The following are encoded in a window of Candidatus Paceibacterota bacterium genomic DNA:
- a CDS encoding RNA-binding protein, whose amino-acid sequence MAKKLYVGNLSWGTTADSLREAFSKAGGVVSTNVITDKMTGKSRGFGFVEMEDDAAAAAIDMFNGKEVDGRVLTVNEARPMTDRPERRSFGGGDRRSF is encoded by the coding sequence ATGGCAAAAAAATTGTACGTCGGAAACTTGTCTTGGGGTACTACTGCTGATTCTCTTCGCGAAGCTTTTTCAAAAGCTGGCGGAGTCGTCTCAACAAATGTTATCACTGACAAAATGACCGGCAAGTCACGTGGATTCGGTTTCGTAGAAATGGAAGACGATGCAGCAGCTGCCGCTATTGACATGTTCAATGGCAAGGAAGTTGATGGCCGCGTCCTCACAGTCAACGAGGCTCGTCCTATGACAGACCGACCAGAGCGACGAAGCTTTGGCGGTGGCGATCGACGAAGCTTCTAA
- the thrC gene encoding threonine synthase, translating to MNKYHFWHKSIKSGKTYTPDKFLYTDPETNELLMVERDEAYITQTLGSGKQLCEHFDALRYGPERRTYPNNSGVWLWRDFILPGFPEEAIISLNEGQTDLFEIPDWLKKQIGLNKLFIKMEGQSPSESFKDRGMPVAVSDALRLQMQNPALGITGVACASTGDTSAAAAIYSAYRKDKLACTVLLPYEHIADSQLFQAMAHGANVIAVKHPDGFDGCMKLIQEFTAHHPEHVLVNSKNDMRLVGQETIGLEILQDLEWQVPDWIVIPVGNGGNLSALMVGLLRAKEHGMIDRLPGIIGAQASAADTLSRWESSDFTKYEPGLFKETVASAMNINAPVSFPRIESLYKKFHIHFMSVEEKDIKDTWARFMQAGANICPQSAVALHAAITARANGLIKEDDTVVSISTASGIKFSQAGINYHKGNEGKFKNSYKIAEGNLEAIEKLL from the coding sequence ATGAACAAATACCATTTCTGGCACAAAAGCATTAAATCTGGCAAAACATATACACCCGATAAATTTCTCTACACTGACCCTGAAACCAATGAGCTTTTAATGGTGGAAAGGGATGAAGCCTACATCACCCAGACTCTCGGCTCCGGTAAACAGCTCTGTGAGCATTTCGATGCTTTGCGTTACGGTCCCGAGCGTCGCACTTATCCAAACAATTCGGGCGTCTGGCTCTGGCGAGATTTTATTCTCCCAGGTTTTCCCGAGGAAGCCATCATCTCCCTTAATGAAGGTCAGACAGACCTATTTGAGATCCCAGACTGGCTAAAAAAACAGATAGGGCTGAATAAACTTTTCATCAAAATGGAAGGCCAGTCCCCTAGTGAAAGTTTTAAAGATCGTGGGATGCCTGTCGCCGTGTCTGACGCTCTCCGTCTCCAAATGCAAAACCCAGCGCTAGGTATTACGGGTGTCGCCTGCGCTTCGACTGGTGACACTTCCGCTGCCGCTGCTATTTATTCGGCCTACAGAAAAGACAAGCTGGCCTGCACGGTGCTGCTCCCCTACGAGCACATCGCTGATTCGCAACTTTTTCAAGCTATGGCTCATGGTGCCAACGTCATTGCAGTCAAACATCCAGATGGTTTTGATGGCTGCATGAAATTGATCCAAGAATTTACCGCCCATCATCCCGAACACGTTCTCGTCAACAGTAAAAATGATATGCGCCTTGTCGGTCAGGAAACTATCGGGCTTGAAATCCTCCAGGACCTCGAGTGGCAGGTGCCAGACTGGATTGTCATCCCAGTCGGCAATGGTGGCAACCTCTCGGCTCTGATGGTCGGACTGCTCCGTGCCAAGGAGCACGGCATGATCGATCGTTTGCCAGGCATCATTGGGGCTCAAGCCTCAGCCGCTGACACTCTCTCTCGCTGGGAGAGCAGTGACTTTACAAAATACGAACCAGGTCTCTTTAAGGAAACCGTCGCCTCCGCCATGAACATCAACGCCCCTGTTTCCTTTCCCCGCATCGAGTCGCTTTATAAAAAATTTCATATTCATTTCATGTCTGTTGAGGAAAAGGACATCAAGGACACCTGGGCGCGCTTTATGCAGGCAGGCGCCAACATTTGTCCTCAAAGTGCAGTCGCTCTCCACGCTGCTATCACCGCCCGAGCTAATGGTCTTATAAAAGAGGATGATACTGTCGTGTCGATTTCCACGGCTTCCGGCATTAAATTTTCTCAAGCCGGCATCAACTACCACAAAGGCAATGAAGGAAAGTTTAAGAATAGTTATAAAATCGCTGAGGGAAATTTGGAGGCAATTGAGAAGCTGCTGTAG
- a CDS encoding phosphatase PAP2 family protein encodes MLNNIFIFGAKYLFILSPILAGIFFLMQSRARQKKMLVLAAVAVPLTYVLVYILNHVYFDPRPFVVGNFTPLVPHIPDNGFPSDHT; translated from the coding sequence ATGTTGAATAATATATTTATTTTTGGCGCAAAGTATCTTTTCATCCTTTCACCTATCTTGGCGGGTATATTTTTCCTGATGCAGTCTCGCGCCAGGCAAAAGAAAATGCTGGTCCTTGCCGCCGTAGCCGTACCTCTCACATATGTTCTTGTTTATATATTGAACCACGTGTATTTTGACCCGCGGCCTTTTGTCGTAGGCAACTTTACTCCTCTTGTCCCACACATACCCGACAATGGATTTCCTTCGGATCACAC